The Staphylococcus haemolyticus region AAAGCGCTTAAAAGAGCAAGGAGCTAATGCTGTTAAATTTTTACTTTACTACGATGTTGATGATGCTGAAGAAATTAACATTCAAAAGAAAGCATATATTGAAAGAATTGGATCTGAGTGTGTAGCAGAAGATATACCATTCTTCTTAGAAGTACTAACATACGATGATAATATTCCGGATAATAAGAGTGCTGCGTTTGCAAAAGTAAAACCACGTAAAGTAAATGAGGCAATGAAATTATTCTCTGAAGAACGATTTAATGTGGATGTTCTAAAAGTTGAAGTACCTGTAAATATGAATTATGTAGAAGGATTTGCTGAAGGTGAAGTCGTTTATACAAAAGAAGAAGCGGCTCAATATTTCCGTGATCAAGAGGCTTCTACACAATTACCTTATATCTATTTAAGTGCTGGTGTATCTGCAGAATTATTCCAAGAAACATTAAAATTTGCACACGAAGCTGGTGCTAAATTTAACGGCGTACTTTGTGGTCGTGCAACGTGGTCAGGTGCAGTGAAAGTATATATCGAACAAGGTGAAGAGGCTGCACGTGAATGGTTACGTACAACTGGTTTCAAAAATATTGATGATTTAAATAAAGTACTAGAAACAACTGCAACATCATGGAAATCAAAATAATTTAAAGGAGGCGTTAATGATGAATAGAGAAGAAGTGCAATTACTTGGGTTTGAAATTGTAGCATATGCTGGCGACGCTCGTTCTAAGTTGTTAGAAGCACTAACAGCAGCTAAAAATGGCGAGTTAGATAAAGCTGAAGAATTAACTGAAGAAGCCAATGAATGTATTGCAAATGCTC contains the following coding sequences:
- the lacD gene encoding tagatose-bisphosphate aldolase produces the protein MTKSQQKLASIEQLSTKDGVISALAFDQRGALKRMMAEHQTEEPTVEQIEQLKVLVSEELTKYASSILLDPEYGLPASDARNKDCGLLLAYEKTGYDVNAKGRLPDCLVEWSAKRLKEQGANAVKFLLYYDVDDAEEINIQKKAYIERIGSECVAEDIPFFLEVLTYDDNIPDNKSAAFAKVKPRKVNEAMKLFSEERFNVDVLKVEVPVNMNYVEGFAEGEVVYTKEEAAQYFRDQEASTQLPYIYLSAGVSAELFQETLKFAHEAGAKFNGVLCGRATWSGAVKVYIEQGEEAAREWLRTTGFKNIDDLNKVLETTATSWKSK
- a CDS encoding PTS lactose/cellobiose transporter subunit IIA, which encodes MNREEVQLLGFEIVAYAGDARSKLLEALTAAKNGELDKAEELTEEANECIANAHKAQTSLLAKEAQGEDIAYSVTMMHGQDHLMTTLLLKDLMKHLLELYRRES